In one Lolium rigidum isolate FL_2022 chromosome 3, APGP_CSIRO_Lrig_0.1, whole genome shotgun sequence genomic region, the following are encoded:
- the LOC124702514 gene encoding uncharacterized protein LOC124702514 isoform X2 — protein MEGPFGGQSRLAFLPRSSITYHRSAYSRGGSCLPWIKDGLWYVGIYSSVAYFQALDSSVCYKQSGVGQDHVREPHRQEQVGCSSRAIHTYYPWQDQNMLTLIDSGIGMTKSDLVQRVAINDIEDFEAKLFCSMMCSEAKLDSHRFKDIINQVVAKGREKLRSGRIMI, from the exons ATGGAAGGTCCTTTTGGAGGACAGAGTCGTCTAGCTTTTCTTCCTCGAAGCTCAATCACGTATCACCGATCAGCCTATTCGAGAGGAGGGAGCTGCTTGCCTTGGATCAAGGATGGCTTATGGTACGTTGGAATATATAGCTCAGTTGCTTACTTTCAAGCTTTAGATAGCTCTGTTTGTTACAAGCAAAGTG GCGTTGGACAAGATCATGTTCGAGAGCCTCACAGACAAGAGCAAGTTGGATGCTCATCCAGAGCTATTCATACATATTATCCCTGGCAAGACCAGAACATGCTCACACTTATCGATAGTGGTATTGGTATGACCAAGTCAGATCTCGTACAGAGAGTAGCGATCAATgatattgaagattttgaagcaaA ACTTTTCTGTTCAATGATGTGCTCAGAGGCCAAGCTTGATTCCCACCGCTTCAAAGATATAATTAACCAGGTTGTTGCTAAAG GAAGAGAGAAGTTGAGGTCTGGAAGAATCATGATCTGA
- the LOC124702514 gene encoding uncharacterized protein LOC124702514 isoform X1: MEGPFGGQSRLAFLPRSSITYHRSAYSRGGSCLPWIKDGLWYVGIYSSVAYFQALDSSVCYKQSGVGQDHVREPHRQEQVGCSSRAIHTYYPWQDQNMLTLIDSGIGMTKSDLVQRVAINDIEDFEAKLFCSMMCSEAKLDSHRFKDIINQVVAKEMRPSSSGREKLRSGRIMI; this comes from the exons ATGGAAGGTCCTTTTGGAGGACAGAGTCGTCTAGCTTTTCTTCCTCGAAGCTCAATCACGTATCACCGATCAGCCTATTCGAGAGGAGGGAGCTGCTTGCCTTGGATCAAGGATGGCTTATGGTACGTTGGAATATATAGCTCAGTTGCTTACTTTCAAGCTTTAGATAGCTCTGTTTGTTACAAGCAAAGTG GCGTTGGACAAGATCATGTTCGAGAGCCTCACAGACAAGAGCAAGTTGGATGCTCATCCAGAGCTATTCATACATATTATCCCTGGCAAGACCAGAACATGCTCACACTTATCGATAGTGGTATTGGTATGACCAAGTCAGATCTCGTACAGAGAGTAGCGATCAATgatattgaagattttgaagcaaA ACTTTTCTGTTCAATGATGTGCTCAGAGGCCAAGCTTGATTCCCACCGCTTCAAAGATATAATTAACCAGGTTGTTGCTAAAG AGATGCGTCCTTCCTCTTCAGGAAGAGAGAAGTTGAGGTCTGGAAGAATCATGATCTGA
- the LOC124702514 gene encoding uncharacterized protein LOC124702514 isoform X4: protein MAYGVGQDHVREPHRQEQVGCSSRAIHTYYPWQDQNMLTLIDSGIGMTKSDLVQRVAINDIEDFEAKLFCSMMCSEAKLDSHRFKDIINQVVAKEMRPSSSGREKLRSGRIMI from the exons ATGGCTTATG GCGTTGGACAAGATCATGTTCGAGAGCCTCACAGACAAGAGCAAGTTGGATGCTCATCCAGAGCTATTCATACATATTATCCCTGGCAAGACCAGAACATGCTCACACTTATCGATAGTGGTATTGGTATGACCAAGTCAGATCTCGTACAGAGAGTAGCGATCAATgatattgaagattttgaagcaaA ACTTTTCTGTTCAATGATGTGCTCAGAGGCCAAGCTTGATTCCCACCGCTTCAAAGATATAATTAACCAGGTTGTTGCTAAAG AGATGCGTCCTTCCTCTTCAGGAAGAGAGAAGTTGAGGTCTGGAAGAATCATGATCTGA
- the LOC124702514 gene encoding uncharacterized protein LOC124702514 isoform X3 — protein MLVYPYFPNCSLGRFLCGVGQDHVREPHRQEQVGCSSRAIHTYYPWQDQNMLTLIDSGIGMTKSDLVQRVAINDIEDFEAKLFCSMMCSEAKLDSHRFKDIINQVVAKEMRPSSSGREKLRSGRIMI, from the exons ATGCTCGTCTACCCGTACTTTCCCAACTGCAGCCTTGGACGCTTCCTTTGCG GCGTTGGACAAGATCATGTTCGAGAGCCTCACAGACAAGAGCAAGTTGGATGCTCATCCAGAGCTATTCATACATATTATCCCTGGCAAGACCAGAACATGCTCACACTTATCGATAGTGGTATTGGTATGACCAAGTCAGATCTCGTACAGAGAGTAGCGATCAATgatattgaagattttgaagcaaA ACTTTTCTGTTCAATGATGTGCTCAGAGGCCAAGCTTGATTCCCACCGCTTCAAAGATATAATTAACCAGGTTGTTGCTAAAG AGATGCGTCCTTCCTCTTCAGGAAGAGAGAAGTTGAGGTCTGGAAGAATCATGATCTGA
- the LOC124702516 gene encoding uncharacterized protein LOC124702516 — translation MARILTSAVHSPHRHRPYHPSLHSLLSLHRSPPTTAFFPGGIPLPFEAKGCIFAHWLYGNDDDGAGVSRREDQWRIFIDLLVLEAAIAGFSGRNLESLQGAREIISKLRLLLQVQLRNLVSLLG, via the exons ATGGCCCGCATCCTCACCTCCGCCGTCCATAGCCCGCATCGGCACCGCCCCTACCATCCCTCTCTCCATAGCCTCCTTTCTCTCCACAGGTCGCCCCCCACCACCGCTTTTTTCCCTGGAGGAATCCCGCTTCCATTCGAGGCGAAAGGTTGCATTTTTGCGCACTGGCTCT ATGGGAACGACGATGATGGTGCCGGCGTGTCAAGGCGGGAGGACCAGTGGAGAATCTTCATCGATCTGCTCGTGCTGGAGGCCGCCATCGCTGGCTTCTCTGGCCGCAACCTGGAGTCGCTGCAAGGGGCGCGGGAGATCATCTCCAAGCTGAGGCTGCTGCTCCAGGTGCAGCTCCGGAACCTGGTCTCCCTCCTCGGCTGA